The genomic DNA GGGGACCACAAACTCCCGGTTCCCAGGCTCAGGTGCTGCCTgctcactgcagagctgcacaagggctcagctttttttgttttgtctaaGAACATCCCCCTCACATCATCACCACCATTGCTTCTGGCTTTGTGAGGTGTAAACCTCGCCTTATTTCTGGCTACCTGCAGCTGGGACTTTCCTCCTTCCGCACTAAGAAAGATCAGAGGTTGCAGTCGGTCAGGTTACACGGCTGGCAAAGGAACTAGCACCCGAGCTCAAATGGGAAGCAGTCAGCTTGTGGGCAGATGAGACAagctgcaaaggaaaaggagttGGAAAGGCCACACCACCTGTGCCCCAAAGCCTAAGGAGCAATAAtatgggggctgctgggctctgctccttGGTGGGGGGCAAATCTCCAGTGAGTGTGTAGCAAAGCGGCGCTGGCAGCTGTTTTCAAGTGGGGACTGGGTGAAGGAGCACTGCCCCCCCTGCCCAAAACACCAGGTTGCTCTAAACCTGTGGCCAAATACACCTGATCCCCCCAGTCACGAACCCTGGGGATGCTCCTAACAGGCACTGTGGTCACCGAAAGCAGGCAAAGGCTTCAAGCACCTATTGCAAAGATGCAGAAGAGCCTCCCCCTCCAGATCCTTGCTGGCTGCATCAGGTGGTGGCCAAGCCGTGGTGTTTTTCCTCCCGTGCAATGTCGGGAGacttgctcccagccccaggctgttGCTTGCCAGAGCAGATCCCCCTTTTTGCACCCCTCCCATAAAACTGCCCCACAGGGCCACTTCTgagaggcagccctggggaaggggaggaagtCCCACCACAGGCAGCAGTGAAGCTGCAAACAGTCATGTGGAGCATAGGCACGAGCTCAAGCCCTGCTCCtcgggggctgctgggcaccagcccctgcccactgcctttccctggggagggaggaaagcaggcagcacccagcttGCAGTCTGCAAGTGACTCTGCTCTCAAAACAGGAATTGAGACCAGCTGGGGGACTTCCAccatcccctctccctgctcatGGGAGTGGGGAAATCATAGTGACAAGGGCCCAGGTGACCGGGGGATGATTACAGGGGCAGGATCTGAGCTGCAAACAGCCCCTTGCAGGGTGGAAAGAGCTCCTTAGGGGTCAGGAAAGGCAAGGGGAAAATGCATGCCTTGGGTCAAAATCAGAGGGCCAGGATCAGTAAAGAATTCTTTATTTCCCATAAATACAGCAGATTCTTCGCACCGGGcgtttaattttaaatctttttgtttgtttgttttcttccatttacagaattttgcactgaaaatatataCAAGTCTGTTCAAGAACCAAACAagatctgcaaagaaaaaacccatacaAAACCCTGAAAAGAGACCAGAAAGGGAAGTAAGACACAGCAGAACCCCAGCATAAAGACCTtgcttccccctctcctcctaCCACgtgctgtgcccagctccaAGACACCTCACCTTTGCTGTCCCCAAGCCAAGAGTGCGAGACACCCTGCTCACCTCCATCTTTCACAGGCCTCCTTGTACCTCTGGCAAGCCAATGCAGGGCACAGCTTGCCCCTGCTTTTAAGATCAAGCCCTCTTAAAACCAGCTTAGGGATGGGAAGCACCTCCTGCGGTCATGAGTCCTGTTGGGATGGGGAGTGCTTGGGACATGCCACCCCTGGTCTCTTCCGTGCCTGCAGATCCCTGCTCTTGTGTCACAGTGATCAGGTGGCTGGGGCAAGCCCTCTCCTCACCGCAGGGAGCCAGGCCTGCCCACGGCTGCGGGCAAGGGTGTGCAAGGCACAGCTGTACGCCCAcccgcaccccccaccccccccttgCAGACCTGGGATCCCAATGCCAAGCTTAGCGCTGTCCCCTGGTGATGGGCTGGGCTCCAGTCTCTCGCCAACCCCCAGCCCATCACCTACCTCACCCCGAGAAGACACTGAAGAGCTGAGAAAGCCCCGTGCCACACCAAGctctccagcccagccagggcagaggaAGACAACGTGCTGCTTCCTCTCCCTGTCTGGCAAGGAGGCTGTGTGGCGACTCACCTCACCACAGCACGCCCCTCAGGGCTGGCACACGGGACAAAGTCTGACAGAGCCCCCAAAGCTTGCTGTGGCAGATGAAGTGTCTGGGAAGGGTGTGGGCTTCCTTGCTGCAGAGGCTCAGTGCCCAGGAGCTCCTGCCGAAGGGGCTGGGAAGGCACAGAGCAAGCACTTCCCAGCCCCTGGGGTCCCAGCCCAGGGCCCACCTCCCACCAACAGTTCTGTAAGCAGCGGGAAGGAGGAAGATATAGGAAGATGCCTCCCACTGACCCCTCCAAAGCAAGGACAGCTGCCTGCTCTCCGGTACTGGAGAGACACCTAGTCTCTGTCCAGCCTTGTTCCACAGCAGCTCCAGTGTGCTCTGACCAGACAGGGAGTGGCTGAGGCCCAACTCCAAAGAGCGGAGGGGAACAAGAGGGAGCACACCGAGCGCAAAGCAGCTGAAGGGCTGGGAAGCATAGAGGGGACAGTCAAGGAAAAGGATCTTCCTTTGTTAGGCCTTGCCCCAGGCTGAGGCTGTTAAAGCTCCCCATCCTTGTTCCCCACTGCACCTAGAGGGGGAAAGCAGGGTTAGAAGAGAAGCTGGACAGGTCGGGAGGGAGTGTTGCCTttgggaagagcagggaaggCAACTGTTCACCCACACAAAGCTTTCCACTCCACTCCTAGTAGTCTTGTTGGATGAACATCTCCTGGtgtctctgctctcctccttgAGGCATGCTCCCTCTGGCCCTTGCCCAGCCATCTGGAGGATGGAGTGTGAGCAgtgcacccccccccccccctccccatctcctcaggctgctccagccccacagggctGGCTTCTCAAGGACTCTGCAAAGTAGTGCCTGCCATGTGCAGCCCTAGAGGTTTCCCCAGGACTCTGGCGGGGGGAACTGGTCCACATCCCCCATTTCATTGTAGGTTTGCTCTCCCATGGTGAAGGTCAGCTTGTACCGTAGCCTCACTTTCTCCTGGACATGGGGGAGAAAGGATAAGCAGtcagaagagaagggaagaagggtaTGAGGCACAAAGCATTCAGGTCTCTCAgaagctgcagacagcagaggGAACAGGACAGGGTAGGCAGGCTTTGCCCAAGCAGTAAGACCAGCCTCTCCTCACGCCCCAAGGACGGTGTTATTACCTTCTGTGGGTTAGCAAGCAGCAGGACTTGTGTGATGGCACTGGGGTGGACAATGGGGTTGAATGCCGGCAGCTCCGTGCCTGAGGGAGGCTGTAGCTTCACCTTCATCAcctagagagagaaaaagagaatctCACATTCCTGAGAGGGACTTGGCAGCCAGAGGCCCTGCTCCCGTATTTAGGGAGCTTCCATTGTCtagtcaaaaagaaaatcaacatgCTGGTTCCTGCTAATCTGAAGGCAACATAACTCACTCTCAGCCCCACAGAGCTGTTTGAACCCACCACCCTGCCTTTCCTGCAAAAGTAGAATCACACTTTGGCCCAATCTGTGGACCTCAAGACCCAGCCGTTGCCTTACCTTGGGGACGGCAGACTGAAAGACAATGTTGCGGATGGGCTGCGGGGCTGTGCTAAGCATAGAAATCACCACCACAAGCACATCAGGCCTCTCCGGCAGGGCATCCTTAGCAAAGTGGAAGAGGACACGGAAGCCATGCTGATCATACACTGTCACAGGGAGGATGCTGCCTGTGGgaaaggcagggacaggcagcagtCAACCAGGAGGGAACTGGCCCTGTAGTAACATTTCCCCATCACCCAAACTCCATGGGAGTGACAGACACCACTCCTCCTCAACCTTCACAAAATGCAACAGGCAAGAAGTTTCCTCACATTCTTCCCTTCCATGTGCACAATTTGTTCCCCCTAAGCTTGCCCCCCTCTGTTGCCCCAGCTCACTGGGTTTGATTGACTCCAGAGGCACAGTGATGTTGGCCAGCAAGATCTCCTGGGGCAGTGTGGTGGCAGGAGGCCGTGGTGGGACTGCAGTACTTCCTGTTGGTGTGGTAGCAGCTTTTGGAAGCGTAGCAGGAGCAGACAGCTCTGAGGTCAGGGGCAGTGTAGGGTTCGGAGAAACACTCTGGAGCATGGGCAGAGTGCTGGGATTGTGGGCCGTAgtgccagagctgctcctgTTCTGGAGATCCCTCAGGGTGAGCCGGGggggtggctgctgcttctccctgtaGGGAGAGAGAGGGCAAGGAGCAGAACAGGGCACTGAAATGTCGTGTCCAGCACCcccaaaatggaaataatggGGAGAGATGTGAGACTGCACTACCCCTGCTTACCATCGCACTTGTTGAGACTCTGGAGGCAAAGACTGTTGCAGCAGAGTCTTGCCCAGGAGGTCCAGGTCATCCAGGCCACTGGTGAAAGGAGGTTTGGGGGAGGACGCACCAGCATCTGTTTTGACTGGTGGTGTCGCCACGATAGGGGTGAGACTGAGCTCGTTGCTATCTGATGACTGTAAAAAGAGTGCACAGGAGAGCCCCCCAAGCAGGGTTGCGTTATCAGCACCAACTCTCAGATGTGGGACGTGCCCCCACCTACTCCATTTGTTGTTCTAACCACCCTTCCCAccctctgccctggctcccagcaTGTTACCTGGAAGCTGTTCCAGCCACTGCTGTCACCAGCCTGGGTAGGATGCGGTGGTGGGTCATTTAGGCCTGCCGGGGGTAAAACCAAACATGAAGCCTAGCTACCAAGTGGGTAAGAGCATTAAATGGGGCCTGAGTgagacacagaagcagcaggacagaACCACCAATGTGGTCTCTGTCTCTGGTCCCCGTTCTTGCACGGGGGAGAGCCAGAAGGGTGACAGTGTTTTTTCTGCCCCGAGACCCTCATTTACAGTCTAGTTCTCACTGCAATTGGCAGAGAAGTGAATACTACTGGGCTGACAAGCCTGACTGACCACATCGTCTACTTCATGCTGCTGTACCCAAAAGCACCCATCTTAGGAAACAAACACTTTGTTGGGAAAAGCAGGACTCTAGAGCCTTCTAGGGTTCACACCTCACAAGATTTCCAAGTGAACAGTTTTGGAAGTCCCATGCATCTGTTGTCAGCTCACGACTTCAACTGCAAGGAGTAAACATGAGATGCTGGGGGCGATCCACCCTTGTGATCCTATCAGGGGATGGCCATTGCATCACTCCTGATTTACTTGCCAGGTCAGTTTTCCCACAGCAAATCAGAGGCCACATCCCTGCAGGCTGTCTCTGACCAGCCTGGAAAACACCACCGTACTGAAGTTCAGAATCATAGCAAGgtcctcccctccttctccaTCACACTAAATGAAGGACATTTCTTGGTCTTTCATTATTCACCTCTCCCAGAGCTCCCCCTTATTCAAGTTCCTGCCACAAGGAGAACCATCCATGCAGACTGTCCAGAGTCAAGGAGAGAATAAAGAGcttttgctctgaatttctCACCTAAAGACATGAGTTCATCATCCAGCAAGGAGACAGAGCCAGCTTGGTCAGGCACAGGGACTGCTGAGCCACCTGAAAGGGTGGGCAAGGCTGGGTAGGAAGGGCCTGTTGCTGGAAGATCCAGGCCTGACAGATCCAGAAGCGCTGAGGTGCTGCctgcaaaggaacaagctaagACACCTTATCCAGTCCTTATCCAGTGTGCTGAGGCCAgttcccctcctttctcccacCTGGGAGAGGAAactccccctctgctcccccctccAATTCCCTCTCTTCACACATCAGTCATTTCCACAAGCCACTTCTTCATCTCACCAGCTCCACTCTGACCTGCAATTTTCACCTTTCCACATCTCTCCGTCTCGTCTTACATTACAGGAAACCAGCAATACGGTCCCCTCTGCTTGACCTTCCTGTCCCCATTCCCCAAGTCTCACCTCGAAGGGGACCAGCCACCGTCTCCCCATTGATCTCTTCTCCCCTTACAAGCTGCTTGTAGAGATTGATCACCTGTGTCAGATTGTCATTGGCTTGCAGGATCTCCGCTGAAATGGAACAGGTAGGAAGTTAAGTTTGAAAACTGcgaagaaacaaagaaagtgaCTTTTATAACCCAACTCTGTTTACTCCTTCAAACCAAGGCCCAGGGAGCTGTTAACAGCCTACTGCAGATGGTGTTTCTGCAGTTGTTGCTGCAGACTGCACCAGGGTATGCTGATACCTCCATGGCAGTTTCAGCAGGACAAGCTCAAGCATCATTACTACAATGAAGCGGAGGAAGCCTGTAACGCTGCTGGTTGCTGCCACGTGTCCCCACTTAGGGCCAAGCCATAAACTAACCTACAGTGAACGGCCACCCAAAACAGAGCAACAGTTGCTGACAGATGCCGCGCCATGGGCAGCCCACGAAGATGGAAGGAGACAGAATGGGAAAGGCCAGATACACTTACCCAGAGCTTCATCATTGTCTTCTGTGTCACTGGCGAGCCGGAAGAGCATGGGCCTCATACGCTCACAGCGCTGATACAGCTCctgggggagagaggaaaggggtGCCGAGGCAAGCACCGGGATGCTCAGCTGGAGGTACAAAACTGGCAGGAGGAACTTGGGGGATAAGGGTCACCCATCTCTGGTAAGCCCAGGGAGGATGCTGGGATGGCCTTTCCTTACCTTCATTAGGTCCTCATTGCTTTCCATTGTCTCCCCCTTGCTGTAGTTTGTCACCATCTCTGTCAGCAGCTTCACATTGTTGTTCACCTCCTCAATGGCATTCACCCTCTTGGAGATCTTCTCCATGCGCTTCTGGTCCTGGAACGGAAGCACATGGGGGAGGATGCCCTTGCTCTTGTCTGCAGCttggagaggaggaaggctggaCTAGCCAATACACCAACTCCCTGGACTATGGCATAGCAATGCTGCCCTCAAAACAGCTCCCACTCCAGTGGAAAAGTCCAGATCACCTCTGGGCTGGCACTTGCCAAACAGGGATGGAATTGCCACAGATCtaatgctgcagcagggcttggGCCACAGAAAGCACCCAAAGCCATTCCTCCAAGTAGCCAAGGGATGGCAGAAATCACACAGACTCtttagcagctgctgctgcaaaattcTGGGCAGAAGCTCTGTATGTCTGCAGGAGGACAGAGAGACACTGCTCCCTCGGTGCCAACCATTGCCACCCAGACCATGACCCCCCAGCCTCTCTTTTCCCCAGTCACACCTCCTGAACCATCTCCTTGATGAGCTTGTTGGCAGCCCGGAGGTCCTCAGGATGGGAACTTTTCAGGAGACGAGCCAGTATCTGCAAAAGAGAGGGCATCTCTGAGCCCAGGCTGAGGGGTGGCAGCCACAGTCATTCTTGCAACACTAGAGCCAGTAATTGTCCTTGCCCCAAACTCATATGTGTCAGAGGCAGCAGACAATGCCCGTTATTTGAAAGCCCCTTGTGGGCTACCAGAGGCCAGGGAGAGAAGTACAACTGGTCTTCCTTTTCCCATTGTGGTTCTGGTTATGTAAGACAGGTCTTTCCCTGAAGATCCCCTGCATTCAAAACCTGCTCCTGCGCGCCCAATACACATCATGGAGaccctggagcacagcagcataGTACTGAGAAAGAGACAAAGCCTGGTTTATGCAGGAATTGCCATGGGAATGTAATGGATTCCTACTCAGACCTCTTCACAGGTGCAGCTGGTGAAGAGGAAGAGCTCTCActttctctccccctctgcAGTCAGTGAACTGGCCACCTACAAATCCTCATTTGCACACTGTGACCCACAGATGCAAAATATAGGCCCTGTAGCAAACCAGCACCACACCTCTACTGCAGAACTAGACCCAGAGGAGCCTAATTCCTGCTTAAATATATCAGCACTGATAATGCAGAGGTTTGTCTGAGTGGTGACACAATTCTGACGGAAAGGCAATATAGGATGGGTCCGGGAGGGTATAAGTGGCTGGGCGATAAGCAGAttgcagtggtggtggtggggaagagacagcagcagcatctggggCTGAGATTTAACCCTCTTGGCCAGATAACTCAGAAGCCTGGAGAATGCACAGCAGTAACCTCCCACAGCCTGCTGGCTAATGTCAGTGCTTCACCATCCTGCAGCTAAGCAAGCACTCCAAAGGTCAAACAGACCCATCACATGCCCCATCTCTGGCACTTCCCTTTGTCGTGATTTTGGAGCAGGCCCTCAGCATTCCTGTGGTGCATTTTCTGAAGGACAGCATGTGGAGCAGGGGCCTTGACTCTTTCTGGACCTCCACCTCAGGGGGACAGCAGATCCTGAAGCAGGGAAGATGT from Falco rusticolus isolate bFalRus1 chromosome 5, bFalRus1.pri, whole genome shotgun sequence includes the following:
- the GGA1 gene encoding ADP-ribosylation factor-binding protein GGA1 isoform X1, which gives rise to MEPETLEACINKATNPLNKDLDWDGINAFCEQLNKELEGPPLATRLLAHKIQSPQEWEALQALTVLESCMKSCGKRFHDEVGKFRFLNELIKVVSPKYLGSRTPEKVKSKILELMYSWTLGLPHEVKISEAYQMLKKQGIVKCDPKLPDDTPFPPPPPRPKNIIFDDEEKSKILARLLKSSHPEDLRAANKLIKEMVQEDQKRMEKISKRVNAIEEVNNNVKLLTEMVTNYSKGETMESNEDLMKELYQRCERMRPMLFRLASDTEDNDEALAEILQANDNLTQVINLYKQLVRGEEINGETVAGPLRGSTSALLDLSGLDLPATGPSYPALPTLSGGSAVPVPDQAGSVSLLDDELMSLGLNDPPPHPTQAGDSSGWNSFQSSDSNELSLTPIVATPPVKTDAGASSPKPPFTSGLDDLDLLGKTLLQQSLPPESQQVRWEKQQPPPRLTLRDLQNRSSSGTTAHNPSTLPMLQSVSPNPTLPLTSELSAPATLPKAATTPTGSTAVPPRPPATTLPQEILLANITVPLESIKPSSILPVTVYDQHGFRVLFHFAKDALPERPDVLVVVISMLSTAPQPIRNIVFQSAVPKVMKVKLQPPSGTELPAFNPIVHPSAITQVLLLANPQKEKVRLRYKLTFTMGEQTYNEMGDVDQFPPPESWGNL
- the GGA1 gene encoding ADP-ribosylation factor-binding protein GGA1 isoform X2, which produces MKSCGKRFHDEVGKFRFLNELIKVVSPKYLGSRTPEKVKSKILELMYSWTLGLPHEVKISEAYQMLKKQGIVKCDPKLPDDTPFPPPPPRPKNIIFDDEEKSKILARLLKSSHPEDLRAANKLIKEMVQEDQKRMEKISKRVNAIEEVNNNVKLLTEMVTNYSKGETMESNEDLMKELYQRCERMRPMLFRLASDTEDNDEALAEILQANDNLTQVINLYKQLVRGEEINGETVAGPLRGSTSALLDLSGLDLPATGPSYPALPTLSGGSAVPVPDQAGSVSLLDDELMSLGLNDPPPHPTQAGDSSGWNSFQSSDSNELSLTPIVATPPVKTDAGASSPKPPFTSGLDDLDLLGKTLLQQSLPPESQQVRWEKQQPPPRLTLRDLQNRSSSGTTAHNPSTLPMLQSVSPNPTLPLTSELSAPATLPKAATTPTGSTAVPPRPPATTLPQEILLANITVPLESIKPSSILPVTVYDQHGFRVLFHFAKDALPERPDVLVVVISMLSTAPQPIRNIVFQSAVPKVMKVKLQPPSGTELPAFNPIVHPSAITQVLLLANPQKEKVRLRYKLTFTMGEQTYNEMGDVDQFPPPESWGNL